Within Caldalkalibacillus thermarum, the genomic segment TCTGGGTGAAAGTTTTGGCGCATATACCATTGGCCAGGACGAGCAGGTATTAAACTATGTCACCTCGGCCAATATTGCTTGCGGTTATCACGGGGGTGACCACAATGTGATGTCCCGCACAGTAAAAATGGCCGCCGAGAGAGGCGTGGGCATCGGGGCCCATCCTGGACTGCCTGATCTGATCGGTTTTGGCCGGCGCCTGATGCAGGTGGATCCAGAGGATGTGTATCACTTTGTGTTGTATCAAATCGGGGCACTGGCTGCTTTTGCCCGGGCTCACAAGACTGAACTGAATCATGTGAAACCCCACGGAGCCTTATATAATATGGCCAGCCGTGATCCTGAAATAGCTCTGGCCATTGCTGAGGCCGTGTATCACTTTGATCCCCAACTCATCTTGTTTGGCTTAGCAGGCAGCGAATTGGTCAAAGCAGGCCGCCAAACGGGTCTTAAAGTGGCTGAAGAGGTGTTTGCCGACCGCACCTATCAGCCCGATGGCACCTTAACCCCCCGCACTCAACCCCAGGCCATGATTCACGATCCGGAGGAAGCGGCCCAAAGGGTAGCACGCATGGTGCTGGAAGGGAAAGTACAAGCTGTAGACGGCACGGACATCCCCATCAAGGCAGACACCGTGTGTGTGCACGGAGACAGTCCCCAGGCACTCCTTTTTGTACAAAAGTTGCGAGATTCACTGACCAAACAAGGTATACACATTAAACGGGTGGGAACGTCTTAAAATGGTTCACAGAAAAATCGTCCCCTGTTTGAAGTGATCAAACCAGGCTTATACACGACCGTGCAAGATTTGGGACGGGCAGGATTTCAGCAATACGGGATGGTGGCCTCCGGCGCAATGGATCCCTTCGCCATACAGGTAGCCAACCTGCTTGTAGG encodes:
- a CDS encoding LamB/YcsF family protein — its product is MMAYEVDLNSDLGESFGAYTIGQDEQVLNYVTSANIACGYHGGDHNVMSRTVKMAAERGVGIGAHPGLPDLIGFGRRLMQVDPEDVYHFVLYQIGALAAFARAHKTELNHVKPHGALYNMASRDPEIALAIAEAVYHFDPQLILFGLAGSELVKAGRQTGLKVAEEVFADRTYQPDGTLTPRTQPQAMIHDPEEAAQRVARMVLEGKVQAVDGTDIPIKADTVCVHGDSPQALLFVQKLRDSLTKQGIHIKRVGTS